Proteins from a single region of Hymenobacter aquaticus:
- a CDS encoding sugar phosphate isomerase/epimerase family protein, translating into MFQNPLGRRDFLRAGAVLAAGLLLPRAAYPARRKKLTYKIAVVDLMILKRQKLGALQLTKDIGADGVEVDMGGLGQRETFDSQLAKPEIRQQFLDKARELNLEICSLAMTGFYAQSFATRPTYQRMVQDCLDTMRAMHVKVAFLPLGTQGDLVKNPELRPAIVERLKVVGHMARKAGVVVGIETSLDAKGEVELLREIGSKHIQIYFNFSNPLKEGRDLHQELKTLGRKRICQIHCTDEDGVWLENNPRLDLRKVKQTLADMNWQGWLVIERSRDATDPRNVKRNFGANAAYLKSIFQAG; encoded by the coding sequence ATGTTTCAGAACCCACTTGGCCGCCGCGACTTTCTGCGGGCCGGGGCCGTGCTAGCCGCCGGCCTGCTGCTGCCCCGGGCGGCTTACCCCGCCCGCCGTAAAAAGCTCACCTACAAGATTGCCGTGGTAGATCTGATGATTCTGAAGCGGCAGAAGCTGGGGGCCCTGCAGCTGACCAAGGATATCGGGGCCGACGGTGTGGAGGTGGATATGGGCGGCCTGGGGCAGCGCGAAACCTTTGACAGCCAGCTGGCCAAGCCTGAAATCCGGCAGCAGTTTCTGGACAAGGCCCGGGAGCTGAACCTGGAAATCTGCTCGTTGGCCATGACCGGCTTCTACGCCCAGTCGTTTGCCACCCGCCCCACCTACCAGCGCATGGTGCAAGATTGCCTCGACACGATGCGGGCCATGCACGTGAAGGTGGCCTTCCTGCCCCTGGGCACCCAGGGCGACCTGGTGAAGAACCCCGAGCTGCGCCCCGCCATCGTGGAGCGGCTGAAGGTGGTGGGCCACATGGCCCGGAAAGCCGGCGTGGTAGTGGGCATCGAAACCTCGCTCGATGCCAAGGGCGAAGTGGAGTTGCTGCGCGAAATCGGCTCGAAGCACATCCAGATCTACTTCAACTTCTCCAACCCCCTCAAGGAAGGCCGCGACCTGCACCAGGAGCTTAAAACCCTGGGCCGCAAGCGGATCTGTCAGATTCACTGTACCGATGAGGACGGCGTGTGGCTGGAAAACAACCCCCGCCTCGACCTGCGCAAGGTAAAGCAGACCCTGGCCGACATGAACTGGCAGGGCTGGCTGGTGATTGAACGCTCGCGCGACGCCACCGATCCGCGCAACGTGAAGCGGAACTTCGGGGCCAACGCGGCCTATC
- a CDS encoding sialate O-acetylesterase, translated as MNPRFLLGLLLALSGLAHPARARVVLPRVLGHHMVLQREKPLPIWGWAAPGEEVTVQLAGQQQRTTTDAAGHWRVTLQPLPASDKPADLVITGRNTIRLRDILVGEVWLASGQSNMEYTMRKNSKVTLPPGADTGPLTELERAHNPALRIFLVNRKELSKPDSLHRGWSIAQDSALRSFSAPAYFFAQELYAHLRVPIGMISSAVPGSRIEPWIPAEALAQDPYYASQKVDGDPGKFYEPMIRPLAPLAVRGFLWYQGESNCFLAETTSYTHKLQTLIESWRTAWQDATLPFYYVQLAPFKYSESKEPKAPLTRETLPRFREAQEAVLQVPHTGLIVTTDLATNLSDIHPPFKWEIGRRLARLALAATYGRKDVEGAGPVYQGMQVKGRTVTVTFAPRRSRLISQDKKPLTYFELAGADGVFHPAQARIRGKKVVVTAPAVPAPAAVRFGWDEAAQPNLFSKAGLPARPFRSNGPHPEVSLH; from the coding sequence ATGAACCCACGCTTTCTACTTGGCTTGCTGCTGGCCCTGAGCGGCCTGGCCCACCCCGCCCGGGCCCGCGTGGTGCTGCCGCGGGTGCTGGGCCACCACATGGTGCTGCAACGCGAAAAGCCCCTGCCCATCTGGGGCTGGGCCGCGCCGGGCGAGGAAGTTACGGTGCAGCTTGCCGGCCAGCAGCAGCGCACCACCACCGATGCCGCCGGCCACTGGCGCGTGACGCTCCAGCCCCTGCCGGCCTCCGACAAACCCGCCGATCTGGTCATTACCGGCCGCAACACCATCCGGCTGCGGGATATTCTGGTGGGGGAAGTCTGGCTGGCCTCGGGGCAGTCGAACATGGAATACACGATGCGCAAGAACAGCAAGGTGACGCTGCCGCCCGGCGCTGATACCGGGCCGCTTACGGAGCTGGAGCGGGCCCACAACCCGGCGCTGCGCATCTTTCTGGTCAACCGCAAGGAGCTCAGCAAGCCTGATTCGCTGCACCGGGGCTGGAGCATTGCCCAGGATTCGGCGCTTCGCTCGTTTTCGGCCCCGGCCTATTTCTTTGCCCAGGAGCTGTACGCTCACCTGCGCGTGCCCATCGGCATGATTTCCTCGGCCGTGCCCGGCTCCCGCATCGAGCCCTGGATTCCGGCCGAAGCCCTGGCCCAGGACCCGTACTACGCCAGCCAGAAGGTCGACGGGGACCCGGGCAAGTTCTACGAGCCCATGATCCGGCCCCTGGCCCCGCTGGCGGTGCGCGGCTTTCTGTGGTACCAGGGCGAATCGAACTGCTTTCTGGCCGAAACCACCAGCTACACCCACAAGCTGCAAACCCTGATTGAAAGCTGGCGCACGGCCTGGCAGGATGCCACCCTGCCGTTTTACTACGTGCAGCTGGCCCCGTTTAAGTATTCGGAGTCGAAGGAGCCCAAAGCGCCGCTGACCCGCGAAACGCTGCCCCGGTTCCGGGAGGCGCAGGAGGCCGTGCTACAAGTGCCCCACACCGGCCTGATTGTGACGACCGACCTGGCCACCAACCTGAGCGACATTCACCCGCCCTTCAAGTGGGAAATCGGGCGGCGGCTGGCCCGGCTGGCGCTGGCGGCCACCTACGGCCGCAAGGACGTGGAAGGCGCGGGCCCGGTGTACCAGGGCATGCAGGTGAAAGGCCGGACCGTGACGGTGACCTTCGCGCCCCGGCGCAGCCGCCTGATCAGCCAGGACAAAAAGCCGCTGACCTACTTTGAGCTGGCCGGAGCCGACGGCGTGTTTCACCCGGCCCAGGCCCGCATCAGGGGCAAAAAAGTAGTGGTGACGGCCCCGGCCGTACCCGCCCCCGCGGCCGTGCGCTTCGGCTGGGACGAAGCCGCCCAGCCCAACCTGTTTTCCAAAGCCGGCCTGCCCGCCCGGCCCTTCCGCAGCAACGGCCCGCACCCCGAAGTGAGTCTTCACTAA
- a CDS encoding DUF6298 domain-containing protein: MPVPRFLPALFIVLATSTAPAVAQGKKPVVKPQPPISTDKDGRLVYAPDSLGNRIPDFSYCGYRAGEQAIPLVPIKVLVPALPGDATARIQAALDYVAALPLGKDGFRGAVLLGKGRHEVAGRLRLRASGVVLRGSGLDDAGTLLIGTGYSRDNLLTLAGRGDRKLETAQPITDAYVPVNARVLRVANAATFRVGDRVRVQRPSTAAWIQALGTQSFGGGESALGWKPGQRDLFWDRQVVSVEASGITLDAPLTTALDQKYGGGTVARYTWPGLLTQVGVENLRLESVVDAANPKDEDHRWMAVVLDNVQDAWVRQVTFRHFAGSAVLAHENVRRLTVEDCISTEPVSEIGGERRNTFLTKGQQTLFQRLYAQAGYHDFAVGYCAAGPNAFVQCEAEDAYSFSGGIDSWAAGTLFDIVKEYGQALRFGNREQDGQGAGWAAANSVFWQCTAARVDCYQPPTAQNWAFGTWAQFAGNGHWDQSNEHIRPRSLYYAQLQDRLGAAVAGRTVLLPIATEASSSPPVAVAQELTKLSAQAAPTVLAFIQAAPGRQPITTQTTAPSIDKLKVKPAAKPAYAAPLRVTNGVVVRGDALLTGRRQEVPWWNGSARPYGLKSPKPHVTRFVPGLSGPGLTDELPEMTDSMRIGNVLALSHNYGLWYERRRDDHERVKRMDGEVWPPFYELPFARSGQGTAWDGLSRYDLTKYNKWYWGRLAEFADLADQKGLVLLNQHYFQHNIIEAGAHYADFPWRPVNNVNNTGFPEPAPYAGDKRIFMAEQFYDVTDPVRRPLHRAYIRQCLNNFVGKTGVIHLIGAEFTGPLSFVQFWLDTIKEWEAETGQHATIALSTTKDVQDAILADPARAAVIDVIDINYWHYQSDGSAYAPLGGQNLAPRQHARLLKPKRSSFEQVYRAVREYRQQFPAKAVLYSADGADAFGWAVLLAGGSMASVPRVADAGFARAVAAMTPVELPGKPAGQWALSDHTTGFVLYRESGAPVQLDLSALKGTFVVRRINPKTGQLTDTRETVKAGTTLTLPAAAGAEVVWLLKK, from the coding sequence GTGCCCGTACCACGCTTCCTCCCGGCTCTGTTTATCGTACTGGCTACCAGCACCGCACCGGCCGTGGCGCAGGGCAAAAAGCCAGTCGTCAAGCCCCAGCCGCCCATTTCGACCGATAAGGACGGCCGGCTGGTGTACGCCCCCGACTCGCTGGGCAACCGCATCCCCGACTTTTCCTACTGCGGCTACCGGGCCGGCGAGCAGGCCATTCCGCTGGTGCCCATCAAGGTGCTGGTGCCCGCGCTGCCCGGCGACGCCACGGCCCGCATCCAGGCCGCGCTGGACTACGTGGCGGCCCTGCCCCTGGGCAAAGATGGATTTCGCGGGGCGGTGCTGCTGGGCAAGGGCCGACACGAGGTGGCCGGCCGCCTGCGGCTGCGGGCCTCGGGCGTGGTGCTGCGCGGCAGCGGCCTGGACGACGCGGGCACCCTGCTTATCGGCACCGGCTACTCCCGCGACAACCTGCTGACCCTGGCCGGCCGAGGCGACCGGAAGCTGGAAACGGCCCAGCCCATCACCGACGCCTACGTGCCCGTGAATGCCCGCGTGCTGCGGGTCGCCAACGCGGCAACCTTCCGCGTTGGCGACCGGGTGCGGGTGCAGCGGCCCAGCACGGCCGCCTGGATTCAGGCCCTGGGCACCCAGTCGTTTGGCGGGGGCGAGTCGGCGCTGGGCTGGAAGCCCGGGCAGCGCGACTTGTTCTGGGACCGGCAGGTGGTGAGCGTCGAGGCCAGCGGCATTACCCTGGACGCGCCCCTTACCACGGCCCTCGACCAGAAATACGGCGGCGGCACCGTGGCCCGCTACACCTGGCCGGGGTTGCTCACGCAGGTGGGCGTGGAGAATCTGCGGCTGGAATCGGTAGTGGATGCGGCTAACCCCAAGGATGAGGACCACCGCTGGATGGCCGTGGTGCTCGACAACGTGCAGGACGCCTGGGTGCGGCAGGTCACGTTCCGGCACTTTGCCGGCTCGGCGGTGCTGGCCCACGAAAACGTGCGCCGCCTCACCGTGGAAGACTGTATTTCCACCGAGCCGGTGTCGGAAATCGGGGGCGAGCGGCGCAACACGTTTCTCACCAAAGGCCAACAAACCCTGTTTCAGCGCCTGTATGCCCAAGCCGGCTACCACGATTTTGCCGTGGGCTACTGCGCCGCCGGCCCCAATGCCTTCGTGCAGTGCGAGGCCGAAGACGCCTACAGCTTCAGCGGCGGCATCGACAGCTGGGCGGCGGGCACCCTGTTCGACATCGTAAAGGAATACGGGCAGGCCCTGCGCTTCGGCAACCGGGAGCAGGACGGACAGGGAGCTGGCTGGGCGGCGGCCAACAGCGTGTTCTGGCAGTGCACCGCCGCCCGCGTCGATTGTTACCAGCCGCCCACGGCCCAGAACTGGGCGTTCGGCACCTGGGCCCAATTTGCCGGCAACGGCCACTGGGACCAGTCCAACGAGCATATCCGGCCCCGCAGCCTCTACTACGCCCAGCTCCAGGACCGCCTCGGGGCCGCCGTGGCCGGCCGCACCGTGCTGCTGCCCATTGCCACCGAAGCCTCCAGCAGTCCGCCCGTGGCGGTGGCCCAGGAGCTGACCAAGCTCTCGGCACAGGCCGCCCCCACCGTGCTGGCCTTTATTCAGGCCGCGCCCGGCCGGCAGCCTATTACCACCCAAACCACGGCCCCGAGCATCGACAAGCTGAAAGTGAAGCCCGCGGCCAAACCCGCGTACGCCGCCCCGCTGCGCGTAACCAACGGCGTGGTGGTGCGCGGCGACGCCCTGCTGACGGGCCGGCGGCAGGAAGTGCCGTGGTGGAACGGCAGCGCCCGGCCCTACGGTCTGAAAAGCCCCAAGCCCCACGTCACGCGCTTCGTGCCCGGCCTGAGCGGCCCCGGCCTCACCGACGAGCTGCCGGAAATGACCGACTCTATGCGCATCGGCAACGTCCTGGCGTTGAGCCACAACTACGGCCTGTGGTACGAGCGGCGGCGCGACGACCACGAGCGGGTGAAGCGCATGGATGGGGAGGTGTGGCCGCCGTTCTACGAGCTGCCCTTCGCCCGTAGCGGGCAGGGCACCGCCTGGGACGGCCTGAGCCGCTACGACCTGACCAAGTACAACAAGTGGTACTGGGGTCGCCTGGCCGAATTTGCCGACCTGGCCGACCAGAAAGGCCTCGTACTGCTTAACCAGCACTATTTTCAGCACAACATCATCGAGGCCGGGGCTCACTACGCCGATTTTCCCTGGCGGCCGGTCAACAACGTCAATAACACCGGCTTTCCCGAGCCCGCGCCCTACGCCGGCGACAAGCGGATTTTCATGGCCGAGCAGTTTTACGACGTGACGGACCCGGTGCGCCGGCCCCTGCACCGGGCCTACATCCGCCAGTGCCTCAATAACTTCGTGGGCAAAACCGGCGTGATTCACCTGATTGGGGCCGAATTTACCGGGCCGCTGTCCTTCGTGCAGTTCTGGCTCGATACCATTAAGGAGTGGGAAGCCGAAACCGGCCAGCACGCCACCATTGCCCTGAGCACCACCAAGGACGTGCAGGACGCCATCCTGGCCGACCCCGCCCGCGCCGCCGTCATCGACGTGATTGACATCAATTACTGGCACTACCAGTCCGACGGCAGCGCCTACGCCCCGCTCGGCGGCCAGAACCTGGCCCCGCGCCAGCACGCCCGCCTGCTCAAGCCCAAGCGCAGCTCGTTTGAGCAGGTGTACCGGGCCGTGCGCGAATACCGCCAGCAGTTTCCCGCCAAAGCCGTGCTCTACTCGGCCGACGGCGCCGACGCCTTTGGGTGGGCCGTGCTGCTGGCCGGCGGCTCGATGGCCAGCGTGCCGCGCGTGGCCGATGCGGGCTTTGCCCGCGCCGTAGCCGCCATGACGCCCGTGGAGCTGCCGGGCAAGCCCGCCGGCCAGTGGGCCCTGAGCGACCATACAACCGGATTTGTGCTTTACCGGGAAAGTGGCGCGCCCGTGCAGCTGGATTTATCGGCGCTGAAGGGCACGTTCGTCGTGCGCCGCATCAACCCCAAAACCGGCCAGCTGACTGACACCAGAGAAACCGTGAAGGCCGGCACCACTCTCACCCTGCCCGCCGCGGCCGGCGCGGAGGTCGTCTGGCTCCTGAAAAAATAG
- a CDS encoding pectate lyase family protein — MKKSAGSLLVFAGCLALQHSAWAQYPQIPADVQKATNELMEQARRESDAAWAKAYPIIERDAKNGKPYIPWAARPVDLPQSPLLAFPGAEGGGAHSFGGRGGKVYVVTSLEDKGPGTLREACEQGGARIVVFNVAGIIRLKTPLIIRAPYITIAGQTAPGDGVCVAGESVWLNTHDVVVRYMRFRRGETNVGRRDDAIGGNPVGNIMIDHVSASWGLDENMSMYRHMYNDSTGIAEQKLGTVNITIQNSIFSEALDTWNHAFGSTLGGENCTFMRNLWADNAGRNPSIGWNGVFNFANNVMFNWVHRSTDGGDYRAMYNIINNYYKPGPLTPKDSPVGHRILKPESGRSKLKYQVYGRAYVSGNIMEGNEKVTKDNWNGGVQVEEMADAGKYTADMRVNSPLPMPDITILPTEKAYAYVLENAGATLPKRDPVDARVIEQVRTGKITYKEGVKLPDTQFKHRRLPIDSYKQGIITDISQVGGYPTYAGQPYQDSDKDGMPDQYEKKNKLNPNDASDASQVRGKDGYTNIEVYLNSVVPVKEVKPT, encoded by the coding sequence ATGAAAAAATCCGCTGGTTCTCTTCTCGTTTTCGCTGGCTGCCTGGCGCTGCAACACTCGGCCTGGGCGCAGTATCCGCAAATCCCGGCCGACGTGCAGAAAGCCACCAACGAGCTGATGGAGCAGGCCCGCCGCGAGTCGGATGCCGCCTGGGCCAAGGCTTACCCCATCATCGAGCGCGACGCCAAAAACGGCAAGCCCTACATTCCGTGGGCGGCCCGCCCGGTTGATTTGCCCCAGTCGCCGCTGCTGGCGTTTCCGGGCGCGGAAGGCGGCGGGGCCCACTCCTTCGGGGGCCGGGGCGGCAAAGTGTACGTGGTAACCAGCCTGGAAGACAAGGGCCCCGGCACGCTGCGCGAGGCCTGCGAGCAGGGCGGGGCCCGCATCGTGGTCTTCAACGTGGCCGGCATCATCCGTTTGAAAACCCCGCTCATTATCCGGGCGCCCTACATCACCATTGCGGGCCAGACCGCCCCCGGCGACGGGGTCTGCGTGGCCGGCGAGTCGGTGTGGCTGAACACCCACGACGTGGTGGTGCGCTACATGCGCTTCCGCCGCGGCGAAACCAACGTGGGCCGCCGCGACGACGCCATCGGCGGCAACCCGGTGGGCAACATCATGATTGACCACGTCTCGGCCTCCTGGGGCCTGGACGAGAACATGTCGATGTACCGCCACATGTACAACGACAGCACCGGCATTGCCGAGCAGAAGCTGGGCACGGTCAACATCACGATTCAAAACAGCATCTTCTCCGAGGCCCTCGACACCTGGAACCACGCCTTTGGCAGCACCCTGGGCGGCGAGAACTGCACCTTTATGCGCAACCTGTGGGCCGACAACGCCGGCCGCAACCCTTCCATCGGCTGGAACGGGGTGTTCAACTTCGCCAACAACGTCATGTTCAACTGGGTGCACCGCTCCACCGACGGCGGCGACTACCGGGCCATGTACAACATCATCAACAACTACTACAAGCCCGGCCCCCTCACGCCCAAGGATTCGCCGGTGGGCCACCGCATCCTGAAGCCCGAATCGGGCCGCAGCAAGCTCAAGTACCAGGTCTACGGCCGCGCCTACGTCAGTGGCAACATCATGGAGGGCAACGAGAAGGTAACCAAGGACAACTGGAACGGCGGCGTGCAGGTGGAAGAAATGGCCGACGCGGGCAAGTACACCGCCGACATGCGCGTGAACTCGCCCCTGCCCATGCCCGACATCACCATTCTGCCCACCGAAAAGGCCTACGCCTACGTGCTGGAAAACGCCGGGGCCACCCTGCCCAAGCGCGACCCGGTCGATGCGCGCGTGATTGAGCAGGTGCGCACCGGCAAAATCACCTACAAGGAAGGCGTGAAGCTGCCCGACACCCAGTTCAAGCACCGCCGCCTGCCCATCGACTCCTACAAGCAGGGCATCATCACCGACATCAGCCAGGTGGGCGGCTACCCCACCTACGCCGGCCAGCCCTACCAGGACTCGGACAAGGACGGCATGCCCGACCAGTACGAGAAGAAGAACAAGCTCAACCCCAACGACGCCTCTGACGCCAGCCAGGTGCGCGGCAAAGACGGCTACACCAACATCGAGGTGTACCTCAACAGCGTGGTGCCGGTAAAGGAAGTGAAGCCCACCTAG